In one Candidatus Polarisedimenticolia bacterium genomic region, the following are encoded:
- a CDS encoding Fic family protein: MLFNTPNLTAKDLEVVARIDDIKKRLGVAIRAPKRWIGLLARTALAKAIQGSNSIEGYNVSMDDAIAAVEGEEPLDAKTEEWLAVTSYRRAMTYVLQLASDPHFAYSNAVIRSLHFMMLEYDLSKHPGGWRPGPIFVRREATGEIVYEGPQADEVPALMEELVESLRKADAVPDLVTAAMAHLNLVMIHPFSDGNGRMARCLQTLVLGRLGVLAPEFSSIEEYLGRNREAYYQVLASVGSPTWAPDRDAHPWIRFCMSAHFLQASRVLRRTKVLDQLWSAFEEETKKHKLPDRCILALLDATFSGRVRNPTYRKMADISDQVAGKDLRELVRTGLLIAEGEKRGRSYVVSDAAKKASARIKIPKIIEDPYAEDTAYLPGIAPEVL; the protein is encoded by the coding sequence ATGCTATTCAACACACCAAACCTAACCGCGAAAGACTTGGAAGTTGTTGCAAGAATTGATGATATCAAAAAACGCCTTGGCGTAGCAATTCGCGCTCCAAAGCGATGGATAGGTCTGCTGGCCAGGACCGCACTGGCAAAAGCCATCCAAGGGTCAAACAGCATCGAGGGTTACAACGTATCGATGGACGATGCCATCGCGGCGGTTGAGGGCGAAGAGCCTTTGGATGCAAAGACAGAGGAATGGCTTGCGGTGACTTCCTACCGCAGGGCTATGACCTACGTATTGCAACTCGCGTCAGACCCACACTTCGCCTATAGCAACGCAGTCATCAGAAGCCTGCACTTCATGATGCTTGAGTATGACCTTTCAAAACATCCCGGCGGCTGGCGGCCGGGGCCTATCTTCGTCAGGCGAGAAGCAACGGGAGAAATAGTCTATGAGGGACCACAGGCCGACGAAGTGCCAGCTCTCATGGAAGAGCTCGTCGAATCACTGCGAAAGGCAGACGCAGTGCCCGATCTGGTCACGGCGGCAATGGCTCACCTGAACCTAGTAATGATTCATCCTTTTTCAGATGGAAACGGAAGGATGGCACGCTGTCTACAGACGCTTGTTTTGGGTCGGCTTGGCGTTCTGGCCCCGGAGTTTTCTAGCATCGAAGAGTATCTAGGGAGAAACCGCGAGGCTTACTACCAAGTGCTGGCCTCCGTTGGCAGTCCAACATGGGCTCCTGACAGGGACGCGCATCCGTGGATTCGGTTTTGCATGAGCGCGCATTTCCTCCAGGCTTCACGAGTCCTTCGCAGAACAAAAGTCCTGGATCAGTTGTGGAGCGCTTTCGAAGAAGAGACGAAAAAGCACAAATTGCCAGACAGATGCATCTTGGCTCTTCTTGATGCAACGTTCAGCGGTCGGGTTCGAAATCCAACCTATCGGAAAATGGCTGACATTTCCGATCAGGTAGCTGGCAAGGACCTTAGAGAATTAGTGCGTACTGGACTGCTAATCGCAGAGGGGGAGAAGCGAGGGCGCTCCTATGTAGTTTCAGATGCAGCCAAGAAGGCATCTGCACGTATCAAGATTCCAAAAATCATCG